The proteins below come from a single Leptospiraceae bacterium genomic window:
- the ilvD gene encoding dihydroxy-acid dehydratase, which translates to MAENLKRRSSMTTSGDMRAPNRAMLRAVGFIDEDFEKPMIGVASTWSEITPCNSHVNKLAEKVKEGIRRAGGMPQIFNTITVSDGISMGHEGMHYSLPSREVIADSIEVVTNAMRFDGVVAIGGCDKNMPGCLMALARLDIPSIFVYGGSIMPGTCDGHDVDIVSVFEAVGKFNAGTITREEFLRVEQTAIPGAGSCGGMYTANTMSSAIEALGMSLPGSASMPAVSARKANDCYEAGIAIQELIKKNITPKMILTKKAFENAIRVVLVLGGSTNAVLHLIAIAKEMGVGLTIEDFDRISKITPHLADLKPGGKYAMFDLDKVGGVHGVMKQMLADGMLHGDCLTVTGKTIAENLKDMPNLAKDQIIVRSKDKPLFASGPLVILKGNLAPDGAVAKISGLHKFDITGPAKVFDSEDACFQAIMADKIKKGDVIIIRYEGPKGGPGMREMLAVTAAIIGKGLGEDVGLMTDGRFSGGTHGLVVGHITPEAFDGGPLAIVKEGDIVTIDANKNLLEIKLSDEEIATRLKAWKKPEPRYKSGVLAKYAHLVQSASNGAITNLL; encoded by the coding sequence ATGGCAGAAAATTTAAAACGCAGAAGCAGTATGACAACCAGTGGAGATATGAGAGCGCCTAACCGTGCTATGCTCCGGGCAGTGGGATTTATTGACGAAGATTTTGAAAAGCCGATGATTGGAGTCGCATCCACTTGGTCAGAGATTACACCTTGTAATTCGCACGTCAACAAACTCGCCGAGAAGGTAAAAGAAGGAATCCGCCGTGCAGGCGGAATGCCACAGATTTTTAATACGATCACTGTGTCCGACGGAATTTCTATGGGACATGAAGGAATGCATTATTCATTACCATCACGAGAAGTAATCGCAGATTCGATTGAAGTGGTGACTAACGCAATGCGTTTTGATGGAGTGGTCGCAATCGGCGGGTGCGATAAAAATATGCCAGGTTGCTTAATGGCTCTGGCAAGACTGGATATTCCATCTATTTTCGTTTACGGTGGTTCTATTATGCCGGGGACTTGTGACGGTCATGATGTGGATATCGTTTCTGTATTTGAAGCAGTCGGAAAGTTTAATGCAGGAACTATTACACGAGAAGAATTTTTACGTGTTGAACAAACTGCAATCCCAGGAGCGGGAAGTTGTGGAGGAATGTACACGGCTAACACAATGTCATCCGCTATCGAGGCACTCGGTATGAGTCTACCGGGTTCTGCTTCTATGCCTGCGGTTAGTGCGCGTAAGGCGAACGATTGTTACGAAGCCGGAATTGCAATCCAGGAATTAATCAAAAAGAATATCACTCCCAAAATGATTCTTACCAAAAAAGCATTCGAAAATGCTATCCGCGTAGTTTTAGTTCTAGGTGGATCTACTAACGCAGTTCTTCACTTAATCGCAATTGCGAAAGAAATGGGCGTTGGTCTTACTATCGAAGATTTCGACCGGATAAGTAAGATTACCCCTCACCTAGCAGATTTAAAGCCTGGTGGAAAATATGCTATGTTTGATTTGGATAAAGTAGGTGGTGTTCATGGTGTAATGAAACAGATGTTAGCCGATGGAATGCTTCATGGAGATTGTTTAACCGTAACCGGAAAGACAATTGCTGAGAATCTAAAAGATATGCCAAACCTCGCAAAAGACCAAATCATAGTGCGCTCTAAAGACAAACCACTGTTTGCCTCCGGTCCGCTTGTTATCCTAAAAGGAAATCTTGCTCCAGACGGTGCTGTTGCAAAAATTTCTGGTTTGCATAAGTTTGATATTACTGGTCCTGCAAAAGTGTTTGACTCGGAAGATGCTTGCTTTCAAGCAATCATGGCGGACAAAATCAAAAAGGGAGATGTAATCATTATCCGCTACGAAGGTCCAAAGGGTGGTCCTGGAATGCGTGAAATGCTTGCTGTTACCGCTGCCATTATCGGAAAAGGTCTGGGAGAAGATGTGGGGCTAATGACAGATGGCCGCTTCAGTGGGGGAACTCATGGTCTCGTTGTAGGTCATATCACACCGGAAGCATTTGACGGAGGACCTCTTGCAATTGTCAAAGAAGGAGACATCGTAACGATAGACGCAAACAAAAACCTTCTCGAAATAAAACTTTCCGACGAAGAAATTGCTACTCGTTTAAAGGCTTGGAAAAAACCAGAACCTCGTTACAAGTCAGGGGTTTTGGCTAAGTATGCACATCTAGTACAGTCCGCTTCAAACGGGGCTATTACGAATTTGCTGTAA
- a CDS encoding type II toxin-antitoxin system VapC family toxin — translation MALCDTNILIEFWKGNPSVVTNLTKLSIENISISSVTQMELYYGALDKNELSKIKRALAALILIPISENISNFSVELIERYSKSHGLEIPDAIIAATAIQRNIKLYTLNKKDFKYIEDLHLF, via the coding sequence ATGGCTCTTTGTGATACAAATATATTAATTGAATTTTGGAAAGGAAATCCTTCGGTTGTAACTAATCTTACGAAACTTAGTATTGAAAATATTTCGATAAGTTCAGTAACCCAAATGGAATTATATTATGGTGCATTGGATAAAAATGAATTATCGAAAATAAAAAGAGCATTAGCCGCATTGATCCTAATTCCTATTTCAGAAAACATTTCCAATTTCTCAGTGGAACTAATTGAAAGATATTCTAAGAGTCATGGACTTGAAATTCCAGATGCAATTATTGCAGCTACAGCAATTCAACGAAATATTAAACTCTACACTCTTAACAAAAAAGATTTTAAATATATAGAAGACTTACATCTTTTTTAA
- a CDS encoding SH3 domain-containing protein: MKIFLLLIIFLLSCKSVPDSKPSENPEDKTLSKKWIVVPESGLNLRDAPSRKAKSVWLLPRGTRVTHKQLPENEKIDTIEDQKGKWLKVEVGNESGWVFDVYLSEPVFSPNGDKFYFVTVKDLTQEKILNLDD, encoded by the coding sequence ATGAAAATCTTTCTGCTTCTAATCATATTCTTACTGAGTTGCAAATCAGTTCCAGATTCTAAACCAAGCGAAAATCCAGAAGACAAAACTCTTAGTAAAAAATGGATAGTGGTTCCAGAAAGCGGACTCAATCTTCGTGATGCACCTTCTCGCAAGGCAAAATCTGTCTGGCTTCTTCCGCGCGGAACAAGGGTTACCCACAAACAACTTCCTGAAAACGAAAAGATTGACACAATCGAAGACCAAAAAGGAAAATGGCTTAAAGTCGAAGTTGGAAATGAATCCGGCTGGGTATTCGATGTTTACCTCTCGGAACCTGTCTTTAGTCCGAATGGAGATAAGTTTTATTTTGTTACAGTTAAAGATTTAACTCAAGAAAAAATTCTAAATTTGGATGATTAA
- a CDS encoding SpoIIE family protein phosphatase, with protein MEFFEPITKYILFNFFSFGTLLVTIFTFAFAYFFLTLKNKSDSTFHLGIGFLFLAFFNSGYFFAAFCYHPIAAYHRWITGGFILPALLHFGQFFLKYPRDTNPKYSSIILKSMWAIAVIADIIFIAGTWNADRKFHFTGHYWDFDAEPISKMLAVLIAIYSIISFLIIGIWKIYITKTNERTVVIKLLIAMLIAALTPNITNIMSRDGALDRSAYLISLTLFFVIGFFIISIVYINSTKDRTTFMVKIVGLTLVTLLIIQQASSFYSMKDKDLDYDTLRLENMTRILEGGDKYKDTKYLIELPLDELQIKTKDYPASINLDLPLAEVDFRNTAIYEEIKNLPESNFRSALNEYLFNTHPYFEGFKNSIGEFLVTNKEMDDSELKDKIFPFLDSLNKFSFIQSNKISQINSKNFCASITKFLSSNNLRNFKIAIDKNLNNCKWNNREIDSASLIREINKYFRFFQPALTRHFRKSLDEYGNQKHYVAYTYYDIYTQTASEVGYSYLGYRQYMHTTASNQQLILIIVVCVIIGIYPLFFRGSLITPLWDLVNALEKVNHGDLEVEVPVKVNDEIGFLSDSFNNMVISIKYARSELQHYADNLESKVTERTKEVQEKMDEVQKLKIQQDGDYFLTSLLCKPLFMNANKSEFTKTEFLIKQKKHFEFKGKEVEIGGDICITGNLRFGTKTNFTRYTMAMNGDAMGKSMQGAGGSIVMGVAMNSIMSRSAAKDWVVDKPPEVWLTDVYYEIHRIFKTFNGSMVISCTVMLINDDTGEVYYFNAEHPYAVLYRNGRAEFVENNLNLRKLGLDSEIQFQVFKFDLMQGDVILLASDGRDDIDLTPEEPVRTINEDETLFLKHVIAGRANLQEIYHGLQRSGEFIDDFSILRIGYKESPVTYNHPHDEPGINIPKDIDFEDLELVYNECKKLIRDNKDETARQLLEITYNKSEASQKNPKINKIYGLLSFKARDYIAAIHVIRKYLSYDPEYTEFWYYLSMAEKKLGHYNMALEAGEKLKSIDPDHSLNLLNLADVNRLMGKNEIAIELTKKVLILEPDNLGAKRLFQILSAIV; from the coding sequence ATGGAGTTCTTTGAACCAATTACAAAATATATACTTTTTAACTTTTTTTCTTTCGGAACTCTGCTTGTTACTATATTCACATTTGCATTTGCATACTTTTTTTTAACTCTTAAAAATAAATCGGACAGCACATTCCACCTAGGGATTGGATTTTTATTTTTAGCATTTTTTAATTCTGGGTATTTTTTTGCGGCATTTTGTTACCACCCAATTGCGGCGTACCATCGATGGATTACAGGTGGATTTATACTACCTGCCCTTCTACATTTCGGTCAATTTTTCTTAAAGTATCCTCGCGATACAAATCCCAAATATTCAAGCATTATTCTAAAATCGATGTGGGCTATAGCAGTTATCGCTGATATTATATTTATAGCTGGCACTTGGAATGCAGATAGGAAATTTCACTTTACTGGTCACTATTGGGATTTTGACGCAGAACCAATTAGTAAAATGCTTGCTGTATTAATTGCCATTTACTCAATAATTTCTTTTTTAATCATCGGTATTTGGAAAATATATATAACAAAAACGAATGAACGCACAGTTGTCATAAAACTTCTCATAGCTATGTTGATTGCGGCACTTACACCAAACATAACAAATATAATGAGTCGGGATGGGGCTCTCGATCGATCTGCTTACCTAATCTCTTTGACTTTATTTTTTGTAATTGGATTTTTCATTATATCTATCGTTTATATCAATTCAACGAAAGACCGTACAACTTTTATGGTAAAAATTGTAGGGCTAACACTTGTTACTCTACTAATTATTCAGCAAGCTTCCAGTTTTTATTCCATGAAAGACAAAGATTTAGACTATGATACACTGAGACTAGAAAATATGACTCGAATTTTAGAAGGAGGGGACAAATATAAGGACACAAAGTATCTTATCGAACTTCCTTTAGATGAATTGCAGATCAAAACAAAAGATTATCCTGCATCGATTAATCTTGATTTACCTCTAGCAGAAGTGGATTTTAGAAATACAGCTATCTACGAGGAAATAAAAAATCTTCCCGAATCTAACTTCCGTTCTGCATTAAACGAATATTTATTTAATACTCATCCATATTTTGAAGGATTTAAAAATAGCATTGGCGAATTTCTAGTAACTAACAAAGAAATGGACGATAGCGAACTGAAAGATAAAATTTTCCCTTTTTTAGATAGTTTAAATAAATTTAGTTTTATACAATCTAATAAAATTTCACAGATTAATTCAAAGAATTTCTGTGCATCGATCACCAAATTCCTAAGTTCTAATAACCTGCGAAATTTCAAAATCGCTATAGACAAAAATCTTAACAATTGCAAATGGAATAACCGAGAAATCGATTCTGCTAGTTTGATTCGGGAAATTAATAAATACTTTCGTTTTTTCCAACCGGCTCTCACTAGACATTTCCGAAAAAGTTTAGACGAATATGGAAATCAAAAACACTACGTTGCTTATACGTATTACGATATATATACACAAACCGCTAGTGAAGTTGGATATTCGTATTTGGGTTATAGGCAGTATATGCACACTACCGCATCTAATCAACAATTAATACTAATCATTGTTGTATGCGTAATTATCGGTATTTACCCATTATTTTTTCGAGGAAGTTTAATTACACCACTTTGGGATTTAGTGAATGCTTTGGAAAAAGTTAATCATGGAGACTTAGAAGTGGAAGTGCCAGTTAAGGTAAACGACGAAATCGGGTTTTTGTCAGATTCATTTAACAACATGGTGATTTCGATTAAATATGCTCGGTCCGAATTACAACATTATGCCGACAACCTAGAAAGTAAAGTAACCGAAAGAACAAAAGAAGTCCAAGAAAAAATGGATGAGGTTCAGAAATTAAAAATTCAACAGGACGGAGATTATTTTCTAACTTCCCTTTTATGCAAACCTCTATTTATGAATGCAAATAAATCAGAGTTCACGAAAACAGAATTTTTAATTAAACAAAAAAAACATTTTGAATTTAAAGGCAAAGAAGTGGAAATTGGTGGAGATATTTGTATCACCGGCAATTTACGATTTGGCACTAAAACAAATTTCACACGTTATACAATGGCAATGAACGGTGATGCCATGGGAAAATCTATGCAAGGAGCTGGTGGATCCATTGTAATGGGTGTAGCAATGAATTCCATCATGTCTAGATCAGCCGCAAAAGACTGGGTAGTAGACAAACCGCCGGAAGTGTGGCTAACAGATGTATACTACGAGATTCATAGAATTTTTAAGACATTCAATGGTTCAATGGTAATTTCCTGTACCGTTATGTTAATTAACGATGATACAGGAGAAGTGTATTATTTTAATGCAGAACATCCGTATGCGGTATTATACCGAAATGGACGAGCTGAGTTCGTAGAAAATAACTTAAATCTACGAAAACTTGGACTAGACTCAGAAATTCAATTTCAGGTATTTAAATTTGATTTAATGCAAGGTGATGTTATATTACTTGCGTCAGACGGAAGAGATGATATTGACTTAACACCAGAAGAGCCAGTTAGGACAATTAATGAAGACGAAACATTGTTTTTAAAACATGTAATTGCAGGACGCGCCAACTTACAAGAAATATATCATGGTCTACAGAGATCAGGAGAATTCATCGATGATTTTTCTATATTAAGAATTGGATATAAAGAATCACCGGTTACATACAATCATCCACACGATGAACCTGGTATCAATATACCGAAAGACATTGACTTTGAAGATTTGGAACTTGTATACAATGAATGCAAAAAACTAATTCGAGACAACAAAGACGAAACTGCTAGGCAATTATTGGAAATAACATACAATAAATCCGAAGCAAGCCAGAAAAATCCAAAAATCAATAAAATATACGGATTACTTTCTTTTAAAGCTAGAGATTATATCGCCGCCATACACGTAATTCGCAAATATCTAAGTTATGATCCAGAATACACTGAATTCTGGTATTATCTTTCAATGGCAGAAAAAAAATTAGGGCATTATAATATGGCATTGGAAGCCGGTGAAAAATTAAAATCAATTGATCCAGATCACTCATTGAATTTACTTAATCTAGCTGACGTTAACCGCTTGATGGGTAAAAATGAAATCGCAATAGAATTAACTAAAAAAGTATTGATCTTAGAGCCTGACAATCTTGGTGCTAAACGTTTATTTCAAATACTAAGTGCAATTGTATAA
- a CDS encoding SDR family NAD(P)-dependent oxidoreductase — MSKRVLIVAATSDIGKHIAESFARRGYSLLLTSTNQSSLSSMINHLQTKYNVSVETYQFDITNYDSHLSFLKSILDLPEIIVCCFGYYKDQNKALSEFSEAYKTMSVNYIGAVSFLNLVSAEFKLRKSGSIVVISSVAGIRGRQMNFLYGSAKAGLTTYLSGLRNLLFKDNVSVTTILLGPVYTKMSEGHNLMPVLTAKPEVAAEKIVKAGLARKDEVYILWYWRWIMLLIQLIPEFIFKRLKPF, encoded by the coding sequence ATGTCCAAAAGGGTATTAATCGTAGCCGCTACATCGGATATTGGAAAACATATCGCAGAAAGTTTTGCTAGGAGAGGTTATTCATTATTACTCACTTCTACAAATCAAAGTTCCCTATCCTCCATGATTAATCATTTACAAACCAAATACAATGTTTCAGTAGAAACTTATCAATTTGATATAACAAATTACGATAGTCATTTATCATTTTTAAAATCTATTTTGGATTTACCCGAAATTATTGTTTGCTGTTTTGGGTATTACAAAGACCAGAATAAAGCCCTTTCGGAGTTTTCGGAAGCTTATAAGACAATGAGTGTAAACTATATAGGTGCTGTGTCCTTTTTGAATTTAGTTTCTGCTGAATTTAAATTACGCAAATCTGGATCGATTGTAGTGATTAGTTCCGTTGCCGGAATTCGGGGAAGACAAATGAATTTTCTCTACGGAAGCGCCAAGGCAGGATTAACCACATATCTTTCTGGACTTAGGAATTTACTTTTTAAAGATAATGTATCCGTAACTACTATACTACTTGGTCCTGTTTATACAAAAATGTCAGAAGGACATAACTTGATGCCTGTGTTAACCGCCAAACCAGAAGTAGCCGCTGAAAAAATTGTAAAAGCTGGACTCGCTCGAAAAGATGAGGTTTATATTCTATGGTATTGGCGTTGGATAATGTTATTGATTCAATTGATTCCTGAATTTATTTTTAAAAGACTTAAACCTTTTTAA
- a CDS encoding SpoIIE family protein phosphatase — MTEKNKKRFISIKLKFTLLTSAVTILCLSSISFVFLYNSKIIMQRKTIEICRNFAENISNVIREDLVLDATYESTNSVINEIFKSKVEGLESVYIVNVYGKFVVKFNKENLSEFATDTELIYLKNIKVLDFQEIYAEETKKNILKITYPIYIDYNEQSLKIGAAIFEYDRDIIYNPIYEVQTKIAIVGLGITLITLIVTFIASSYITKPIILFSNEVQLIASGVLDHNIQINSSDEIGLLSEEFNEMRNNLKQSYEQLEDKVKERTAELNDNLNLIRRDLAIAQKIQATTLTTDLKEHKNLDIAVKYFAMAEVGGDFYSLNKINDTTSRIFLADATGHGVQAALIVMAIQGIYDSIKNFSLPANEVMEIFNKEFSRRYGLLNTFLTCILLDLDTKNFKLKYSSAGHPPGILINKEGSYKLLPKTGPLIGAKPNCEYALVEYSFIETDRLFIFTDGVFEEFFNEEEFGEDRLYEIFLENKDKSVSITIENVISKLDSFLNHTAKQDDIAIIGIEYKPTPKSNDPS; from the coding sequence AAAAAATAAAAAACGTTTTATAAGTATTAAACTTAAATTTACTCTACTTACGTCAGCCGTTACCATTCTTTGCCTTTCTAGTATATCTTTTGTTTTTTTATACAATAGCAAAATAATTATGCAAAGAAAAACAATTGAAATCTGTAGAAATTTTGCAGAAAATATTTCGAACGTAATTAGGGAAGACCTAGTATTAGACGCAACGTATGAATCAACAAATTCAGTAATCAATGAAATTTTCAAATCAAAAGTGGAAGGGTTGGAAAGTGTATACATCGTAAATGTATACGGAAAATTCGTAGTCAAATTCAATAAAGAAAATTTGAGCGAATTCGCCACCGATACAGAATTAATTTACCTCAAAAATATAAAAGTTCTGGATTTTCAAGAAATCTATGCTGAGGAAACTAAAAAAAATATTCTTAAAATAACGTATCCAATCTATATAGATTACAATGAACAATCTTTAAAAATCGGTGCCGCTATTTTCGAATATGATAGAGATATAATTTACAATCCAATTTACGAAGTACAAACAAAAATCGCAATTGTTGGATTAGGGATAACTCTTATTACACTCATTGTAACTTTTATCGCATCAAGTTATATCACGAAACCAATTATACTTTTTTCTAATGAAGTCCAGTTAATTGCTTCAGGTGTTTTAGATCACAATATTCAAATAAATAGTAGCGATGAAATCGGATTATTGTCTGAAGAATTCAATGAAATGCGAAATAATTTAAAACAATCCTATGAACAATTAGAAGATAAAGTAAAAGAAAGAACGGCTGAATTAAATGACAACCTAAACTTAATTAGACGCGACTTAGCTATAGCACAAAAAATACAAGCTACTACTCTAACAACTGACTTAAAAGAACATAAAAATTTAGACATTGCAGTAAAATATTTTGCAATGGCTGAGGTCGGAGGAGATTTTTATAGCCTAAATAAAATAAATGATACTACTAGTCGAATCTTTTTAGCAGATGCAACAGGGCATGGAGTACAAGCCGCATTAATTGTAATGGCGATTCAAGGAATATATGATAGCATAAAAAACTTTTCACTGCCTGCAAATGAAGTAATGGAAATCTTTAATAAAGAATTCAGCAGACGTTATGGTTTACTAAATACTTTTCTAACCTGTATTTTATTAGACTTAGATACTAAAAATTTTAAATTAAAGTATTCCTCTGCCGGACACCCTCCCGGAATATTAATTAATAAAGAAGGCAGTTATAAACTATTACCAAAAACAGGACCGCTAATCGGAGCAAAACCTAATTGTGAGTATGCGCTCGTGGAATATTCGTTTATAGAAACGGATCGACTTTTTATTTTTACTGATGGTGTTTTTGAAGAATTTTTCAACGAAGAAGAGTTTGGTGAAGACAGGCTTTATGAAATTTTTCTAGAAAATAAAGATAAATCTGTTTCAATAACAATAGAAAACGTAATATCTAAATTAGATTCATTCTTAAATCATACAGCAAAACAAGATGATATCGCTATTATTGGAATTGAGTATAAACCAACGCCAAAAAGTAACGACCCAAGCTGA